In Arthrobacter citreus, a genomic segment contains:
- a CDS encoding AraC family transcriptional regulator, protein MIQILNRLVDDIEQRLSEDLDFDELAGTLGTTGYHARRMFSSLAGMPVSEYVRRRRMTVAAADVIGGADDLLTIAVRYGYGSTEAFGRAFRAVHGASPGNIRRDGGPLQSQPVLRFRLTVEGNTPVDARIIERPAFRLTGHAARVPLIHEGINPHIQRHIASLPASEHERLKNLSGTEPRGLLQVSADVGPDYDEGSELTYLHGVAVDADAKVPGDLDVIDVEAGKWVVFRTTGPHPRALQEAYAASATEWFPSNPWRLRPGPSIVSVLDRAPDFSTATCDLWFPIERS, encoded by the coding sequence GTGATACAAATCCTCAACCGCCTCGTCGACGACATCGAGCAGCGCCTCAGCGAAGACCTGGACTTCGACGAGCTCGCCGGAACGCTGGGAACTACGGGCTACCACGCACGCCGCATGTTCTCGTCGCTGGCCGGCATGCCGGTTTCCGAATATGTGCGGCGCCGGCGGATGACCGTCGCTGCGGCTGACGTCATAGGCGGCGCGGATGATCTGCTCACGATCGCGGTGCGGTACGGCTACGGCTCGACCGAGGCCTTCGGGCGGGCGTTCCGTGCCGTTCACGGCGCCAGTCCCGGCAATATTCGCCGTGACGGCGGCCCCCTGCAGAGCCAACCAGTCCTCAGGTTCCGCCTGACCGTCGAAGGGAACACCCCCGTGGACGCCCGCATCATCGAACGCCCTGCCTTCCGCCTCACCGGCCACGCCGCCCGCGTCCCGCTGATCCACGAGGGCATCAACCCCCACATTCAGCGGCATATCGCGTCGCTGCCCGCCTCCGAACACGAGCGGCTCAAGAACCTCAGCGGCACCGAGCCCCGGGGACTGCTGCAGGTCAGTGCCGACGTCGGTCCCGACTATGACGAGGGCAGCGAACTGACCTACCTTCACGGCGTGGCGGTCGACGCCGATGCCAAAGTTCCCGGCGACCTCGACGTGATCGATGTCGAAGCGGGGAAATGGGTCGTGTTCCGGACAACGGGCCCGCATCCGCGCGCCTTGCAGGAGGCATACGCGGCCTCCGCAACGGAATGGTTCCCCTCCAACCCGTGGAGGCTGCGCCCCGGCCCATCGATCGTCTCGGTGCTTGACCGTGCTCCCGACTTCAGCACTGCCACCTGCGATCTTTGGTTCCCCATTGAACGCAGCTGA
- a CDS encoding TetR/AcrR family transcriptional regulator, producing MRADAAQRREAIISSARHVFAERGGDVALDAVAAASGVGIATLYRNFPSRNDLIRAVIDDMVREILNLVAEARAVVEKDPAGAWKSLLAGLMDMELGALTDGLGLQADSGTEESSPLVDVQQPALNALEELLTILKRANAVRKNITALEVVVAVATITRPQAAAIREAAPSVPGQLAEAYLLWSRSG from the coding sequence ATGCGGGCGGACGCGGCGCAGCGAAGAGAAGCGATCATCAGTTCTGCAAGGCACGTGTTTGCCGAGCGCGGCGGCGACGTTGCCCTGGATGCAGTGGCCGCTGCGAGCGGCGTGGGTATCGCAACGCTGTACCGCAACTTTCCATCCCGCAATGACCTGATCCGGGCCGTGATTGACGATATGGTCCGGGAGATCCTGAATCTCGTGGCCGAAGCGCGCGCCGTCGTTGAGAAGGACCCGGCGGGGGCCTGGAAGAGTTTGCTGGCCGGGCTGATGGATATGGAGCTCGGGGCGCTGACGGATGGTCTTGGCCTGCAGGCGGACTCAGGAACAGAAGAATCCTCACCGCTTGTGGATGTTCAACAGCCCGCGCTCAACGCGCTGGAGGAGCTGCTGACGATTCTGAAGCGCGCAAATGCGGTCCGGAAGAACATCACGGCACTTGAAGTCGTCGTCGCGGTGGCCACCATTACCAGGCCGCAGGCGGCGGCCATCCGCGAAGCTGCTCCGAGTGTGCCGGGACAGCTCGCCGAGGCCTACCTTCTCTGGAGCCGCTCCGGCTAG
- a CDS encoding NAD(P)-binding oxidoreductase produces MKLTIIGGSGGTGAELASLAQAAGHDVTVLSRSGRAPAGVRAIAGDATDPDAAASAVSGADAVVVTVGGAKGVAHQRTSVTRNVITAMQKEGVRRLIVQSSLGAGDSGKQMPAPLRLIMQVALAKALADHNEQEKAVKASGLDWTIVRPTGLTNKEPSGSWKALNTGDKGTLGGTIPRRDLAACMLGILSDDSSIGTAPGISS; encoded by the coding sequence GTGAAACTCACCATTATTGGCGGCTCCGGCGGTACCGGAGCCGAACTGGCTTCCCTCGCCCAGGCCGCGGGGCACGACGTCACGGTTCTCTCGCGCAGCGGCCGCGCGCCGGCCGGCGTGAGGGCGATCGCCGGCGATGCGACCGATCCGGACGCCGCTGCTTCGGCAGTTTCAGGGGCCGACGCCGTCGTCGTCACCGTTGGCGGCGCGAAAGGCGTAGCCCATCAGCGCACGTCAGTGACCCGGAACGTCATAACCGCCATGCAGAAGGAAGGCGTGCGCCGGCTCATTGTGCAGTCTTCGCTGGGCGCCGGAGACTCGGGCAAGCAGATGCCGGCGCCGCTGCGGCTGATCATGCAGGTGGCGCTGGCCAAGGCGCTGGCCGATCACAACGAGCAGGAAAAGGCCGTCAAGGCGTCGGGACTGGACTGGACCATTGTCCGGCCGACCGGCCTCACGAACAAAGAACCCTCGGGCAGTTGGAAGGCCCTGAACACTGGCGACAAAGGAACTCTCGGCGGAACTATTCCGCGCCGTGACCTCGCCGCCTGCATGCTTGGCATTCTGAGTGACGATTCCAGTATCGGCACCGCGCCCGGCATCAGCAGCTAG
- a CDS encoding ABC transporter family substrate-binding protein: protein MRLNRLTKLAAACAAAVLALGACTAEERMAEELPGASPSPGGEISVAEAGVVNSFNPQSAAGNTDINRKLAYATHSGFNYVDNNLEVIPLEDFGSYERVSEDPLTVKYTVNDGVAWSDGAPVGADDMMLAWAAGSGWFDDELPGPDGEPLSGTRYFDYAGSTEALGLTGLPEIGDDNRSITLTYSEPYADWETAFGSLSDSSGIGVPAHVVAQGAGLADEKALTELIRETPGGDPLNPAPVNPELRAVADYWNTAFAARTLPEDPALYLSNGPYILSGIIPGESLTLVRNEDYTWGVKPGLDKITVRFLSNPAAQTAALEDGSVDIISPQPDGGTLPELEALESLGNINLHQGNQLAYDHLDLTFDGVFAAGAVREAFLATVPRQAIVEATVQRLQPGAEPLNSQVFLMDQSGYGESVAENGSGEFAEVDLERAQELLDGETPTVRVLYDRDNAYRTEAFRLISESASAAGFDVVDGGLPSGEWAARLGTGTYDAVIFGWTASGVGVAGVPQVFRTGAASNYNGFSSSEANDLMAELVVEQDARRRGELLAGIDRLIWEARYGLPLYQLPGLQASADTIEGVEYMPNSTGVWWNVWEWRVLR, encoded by the coding sequence ATGCGTTTGAACCGCCTGACCAAGCTGGCTGCCGCCTGCGCCGCGGCCGTCCTGGCCCTGGGCGCCTGCACCGCAGAGGAGAGGATGGCCGAAGAACTGCCGGGAGCATCGCCCAGCCCCGGCGGTGAGATTTCGGTGGCGGAGGCCGGCGTCGTCAATTCCTTCAATCCGCAGTCGGCGGCGGGGAACACCGATATTAACCGGAAGCTCGCGTACGCCACGCACTCCGGCTTCAACTATGTGGACAACAACCTCGAGGTTATACCGCTGGAGGACTTTGGCAGCTATGAACGGGTTTCCGAGGATCCCCTGACGGTCAAATACACGGTCAATGACGGCGTGGCCTGGTCCGACGGAGCGCCGGTGGGTGCCGATGACATGATGCTGGCCTGGGCTGCGGGATCCGGATGGTTCGACGACGAACTCCCCGGCCCCGACGGAGAGCCACTTTCGGGGACCCGCTATTTCGACTACGCCGGTTCCACCGAAGCCCTGGGCTTGACGGGCCTGCCGGAAATCGGCGACGACAACCGGTCCATCACCCTGACCTATTCAGAGCCGTATGCGGACTGGGAAACGGCTTTCGGATCCTTGTCCGACAGCAGCGGAATTGGTGTCCCGGCCCATGTGGTGGCCCAAGGCGCCGGGCTGGCGGACGAAAAGGCGCTGACGGAGCTGATCCGGGAGACTCCGGGGGGAGATCCGCTGAACCCGGCCCCGGTCAACCCGGAGCTTCGTGCCGTGGCCGACTACTGGAACACGGCCTTTGCTGCGCGGACCCTTCCCGAGGATCCAGCCCTGTACCTCTCCAACGGGCCCTACATCCTTTCCGGCATCATCCCGGGGGAGTCCCTTACCCTGGTCCGCAACGAGGACTACACCTGGGGCGTCAAGCCGGGCCTGGACAAAATCACCGTCCGCTTCCTCTCGAATCCCGCAGCGCAGACGGCTGCCCTGGAAGACGGCTCGGTGGACATTATTTCCCCGCAACCGGACGGCGGCACGCTCCCGGAGCTTGAGGCGCTTGAAAGCCTGGGGAACATCAACCTGCACCAGGGCAACCAGCTTGCCTATGACCACTTGGACCTAACCTTCGACGGCGTGTTCGCTGCAGGCGCTGTGCGCGAAGCCTTTCTGGCAACCGTCCCGCGCCAGGCGATCGTCGAAGCCACCGTTCAGCGGCTGCAGCCGGGGGCCGAACCCCTGAATTCCCAGGTTTTCCTGATGGACCAGTCCGGGTACGGCGAATCCGTGGCCGAAAACGGGTCCGGCGAGTTCGCGGAGGTGGACCTGGAGCGGGCGCAGGAGCTGCTTGACGGCGAGACTCCCACGGTCCGCGTCCTGTACGACCGCGACAACGCATACCGGACCGAGGCCTTCCGCCTGATCAGCGAGTCCGCCTCCGCAGCCGGCTTCGACGTTGTTGACGGCGGCCTTCCCTCCGGGGAATGGGCCGCCCGGCTCGGAACCGGCACCTATGACGCGGTGATCTTTGGCTGGACCGCCAGCGGGGTGGGCGTGGCAGGGGTGCCGCAGGTTTTCCGCACGGGCGCAGCGTCCAACTACAACGGTTTCTCCAGTTCGGAGGCCAATGACCTCATGGCAGAGCTCGTGGTGGAACAGGATGCCCGCCGCCGGGGGGAACTTCTGGCAGGCATTGACCGGCTGATCTGGGAAGCCCGCTACGGCCTGCCGCTGTACCAGCTGCCCGGACTGCAGGCTTCGGCGGACACGATCGAGGGCGTGGAGTACATGCCAAACTCCACCGGGGTGTGGTGGAACGTCTGGGAATGGAGAGTGCTCCGGTAG
- a CDS encoding ABC transporter substrate-binding protein, which translates to MRFTRTPKLLSVAAVALLALTACGGGDTSNEAGAEGDTSRVIIADNAEPQNPLIPTNTNEVGGGAVLDLLFAGLISYDADGKPQNEMAESIETEDAQNYTITLKEGKTFSNGEPVTAASFVDAWNYGAAAKNAQLSSYFFESIEGYDEASAEGSTVETMSGLKVVDDTTFTVALKQPESDWQLRLGYSAFYPMLAEALADPATYGENPVGNGPYKFDGEGAWEHNQQIKLVPNESYEGPQEAQNAGVTFKIYQNDTTAYQDLISDNLDVLKVIPTSDVKNFKNDLGEERSIESPYAGNQTLAIPYYLENWSGEAGKLRRQALSMSIDREEITRVIFNNGRTPAADFTAPVLDGYKDDLPGSENLEFNPDEAKKLWEEAEKLAPYDASEPLTIAYNADKGDHKTWVEAVVNNVKNNLGIEITGKPYATFKEARTEATDGVLTGAIRSGWQADYPSLYNFLGPIYATGAGSNDARYENPEFDELLSTGLAATSVEEGNEVMNEAQEMLLEDLPAIPLWYQVAQGGWSTNVDNVEFGWNGVPLYHAITGK; encoded by the coding sequence ATGCGTTTCACACGCACTCCCAAACTACTCAGCGTTGCAGCCGTGGCCCTTCTGGCACTGACGGCCTGCGGCGGCGGCGACACCTCGAACGAGGCCGGAGCCGAAGGCGACACGAGCCGTGTCATTATTGCGGACAACGCAGAGCCCCAGAACCCGCTGATCCCCACCAACACCAACGAGGTGGGCGGCGGCGCGGTACTGGACCTGCTCTTTGCCGGCCTGATCAGCTATGACGCTGACGGCAAGCCGCAGAATGAAATGGCCGAGTCGATTGAGACCGAGGACGCCCAGAACTACACCATCACCCTGAAGGAGGGAAAGACCTTCAGCAACGGTGAGCCCGTGACGGCGGCTTCCTTTGTGGATGCCTGGAACTACGGTGCCGCTGCGAAGAACGCGCAGCTGTCGAGCTACTTCTTCGAGAGCATCGAAGGCTACGACGAAGCCAGCGCCGAAGGCTCCACCGTGGAAACCATGTCCGGCCTGAAGGTTGTGGATGACACAACGTTCACCGTCGCCCTGAAGCAGCCGGAGTCCGACTGGCAGCTGCGCCTGGGTTACAGCGCCTTCTACCCGATGCTGGCGGAAGCGCTGGCAGACCCGGCCACCTACGGCGAAAACCCCGTGGGCAACGGCCCCTACAAGTTCGACGGCGAAGGTGCCTGGGAGCACAACCAGCAGATCAAGCTGGTTCCGAACGAGTCTTACGAAGGCCCCCAGGAAGCCCAGAACGCAGGCGTGACGTTCAAGATCTACCAGAACGACACCACGGCCTACCAGGACCTCATTTCCGACAACCTGGACGTCCTCAAGGTCATCCCGACCTCCGACGTGAAGAACTTCAAGAACGACCTCGGCGAAGAGCGGTCCATCGAGTCCCCGTACGCCGGGAACCAGACCCTCGCCATCCCGTACTACCTCGAGAACTGGAGTGGCGAGGCCGGCAAGCTCCGCCGCCAGGCCCTGTCCATGTCCATCGACCGCGAAGAGATCACCCGCGTGATCTTCAACAACGGGCGGACCCCGGCAGCAGACTTCACTGCTCCGGTGCTGGACGGGTACAAGGACGATCTCCCGGGCAGCGAAAACCTGGAGTTCAACCCGGACGAGGCCAAGAAGCTGTGGGAAGAAGCCGAGAAGCTTGCTCCCTACGATGCTTCCGAACCCCTGACCATCGCATACAACGCTGACAAAGGCGATCACAAGACCTGGGTCGAAGCTGTGGTCAACAACGTCAAGAACAACCTCGGCATTGAGATCACGGGCAAGCCCTACGCCACCTTTAAGGAAGCCCGCACCGAGGCTACCGACGGTGTGCTGACCGGCGCCATCCGCTCAGGCTGGCAGGCGGATTACCCGTCGCTGTACAACTTCCTCGGCCCGATCTACGCCACGGGAGCCGGCTCCAACGACGCACGTTACGAGAACCCCGAGTTCGATGAACTGCTCAGCACGGGCCTCGCGGCAACCTCCGTCGAAGAAGGCAACGAGGTCATGAACGAAGCACAGGAAATGCTTCTGGAAGATCTGCCCGCCATTCCCCTGTGGTACCAGGTTGCCCAGGGCGGCTGGAGCACCAATGTAGACAACGTTGAGTTCGGCTGGAACGGCGTGCCGCTGTACCACGCCATCACCGGCAAGTAA
- a CDS encoding ABC transporter permease produces MTGYVLRRFLQLIPVFLGATLLLYFLVFSLPGDATAAICGEKGCTPAVEASLRAQYNLDQPFFMQYLLYLKGVLTFDLGTNFAGREIATIIGEVFPTTAKLAVMALVFEAVFGIVFGLFAGLRKGKFFDSTVLVVSLVVISVPIFVLGFLMQFVFGVKLAWTNPTVSGAAGFTELLLPAIVLGLVSFAYVLRLTRTSVIENANADYVRTATAKGLSRPRVVTVHILRNSMIPVATFLGADLGALMGGAIVTEGIFNVNGVGNTLYRAVLNGEGPVVVSIVTVLILIFCLANLLVDLLYAWLDPRIRYA; encoded by the coding sequence ATGACCGGATATGTCCTCAGGCGCTTCCTCCAGTTAATCCCCGTGTTCCTCGGCGCAACACTGCTCCTGTACTTCCTGGTCTTCAGCCTTCCCGGCGACGCCACTGCCGCCATCTGCGGCGAAAAGGGCTGCACGCCCGCCGTCGAAGCCTCGCTACGCGCCCAGTACAACCTGGACCAGCCCTTCTTTATGCAGTATCTGCTGTATCTGAAGGGTGTGCTGACCTTCGATCTGGGGACCAACTTTGCGGGCCGCGAAATTGCGACCATCATTGGTGAGGTCTTCCCGACCACCGCCAAGCTGGCCGTGATGGCCCTGGTCTTCGAAGCAGTCTTCGGCATTGTCTTCGGCTTGTTTGCCGGACTGCGCAAGGGCAAGTTCTTCGACTCGACGGTCCTGGTAGTCTCCCTCGTGGTCATCTCCGTACCGATCTTCGTGCTCGGCTTCCTCATGCAGTTCGTTTTCGGCGTCAAGCTGGCCTGGACCAATCCAACGGTCAGCGGCGCAGCGGGTTTCACTGAATTGCTGCTGCCCGCCATCGTGCTGGGTCTGGTGTCCTTCGCCTACGTGCTGCGGTTGACGCGCACCAGTGTTATTGAAAATGCGAACGCCGACTACGTGCGGACTGCCACAGCCAAGGGGCTCAGCCGCCCCCGGGTCGTGACAGTGCACATTCTGCGAAACTCCATGATTCCGGTCGCCACCTTCCTGGGTGCGGATCTTGGCGCCCTGATGGGCGGCGCGATCGTGACCGAAGGAATCTTTAACGTCAACGGCGTCGGCAACACCCTGTACCGCGCCGTGCTCAACGGCGAAGGTCCGGTTGTCGTCTCGATCGTCACCGTGCTCATCCTGATTTTTTGCCTCGCCAACCTGTTGGTAGACCTGCTGTACGCGTGGCTGGACCCGAGGATTCGATATGCCTGA
- a CDS encoding ABC transporter permease — translation MTPAIRGKVSPYPIEHFVAKLDETPVAAVDSSTSDGAPRSLWSEAWRSLRKQPLFIISALLLLIVVVVALFPGMFTSQQPNDNCLLANSDGGPAPGHPLGFTQQGCDILARVVYGTRSSLLVGLMATLGVVLIGGIIGALAGFFGGWIDAILARLGDIFFALPLILGAIVVVQLPFFRENRNVWTMVLILVAFGWPQVARITRGAVLEVRNADFVTAARSLGVSRMSALIKHVIPNAVAPVIVIATISLGTFIVAESTLSFLGIGLPPDIMSWGNDIFSAKPSLRTNPTAIFWPGLALSLTVLSFIMLGDALRDALDPKSRKR, via the coding sequence ATGACCCCCGCCATCCGCGGCAAGGTTTCCCCCTATCCCATTGAGCACTTCGTGGCGAAACTGGACGAAACACCGGTGGCCGCCGTGGACAGTTCAACAAGCGACGGCGCTCCCCGCAGTCTCTGGAGCGAAGCGTGGCGCAGCCTGCGCAAGCAGCCGCTGTTCATCATCAGTGCCCTCCTTCTGCTGATCGTGGTTGTGGTGGCACTGTTCCCGGGCATGTTCACCAGCCAGCAGCCCAACGACAACTGCCTGCTTGCCAACTCCGACGGCGGTCCCGCCCCGGGCCACCCGCTTGGCTTCACCCAGCAGGGATGCGACATCCTGGCCCGCGTGGTCTACGGCACCCGCTCCTCACTGCTGGTCGGCCTGATGGCGACCCTCGGCGTCGTCCTCATCGGCGGCATCATTGGCGCCCTGGCCGGTTTCTTCGGCGGCTGGATCGATGCCATCCTGGCCCGCCTGGGTGACATCTTCTTTGCCCTGCCGCTGATCCTCGGCGCGATCGTCGTCGTCCAGCTTCCGTTCTTCCGCGAGAACCGCAACGTCTGGACGATGGTGCTGATCCTCGTAGCGTTTGGGTGGCCGCAGGTGGCCCGCATTACCCGCGGCGCTGTCCTTGAGGTCCGCAACGCGGATTTCGTCACGGCCGCACGCTCCCTGGGCGTCTCCCGGATGTCGGCACTGATCAAGCACGTCATCCCCAATGCCGTTGCACCCGTGATCGTGATCGCCACCATCTCGCTCGGTACCTTTATCGTGGCGGAATCCACGCTGTCCTTCCTAGGCATTGGACTGCCGCCGGACATTATGTCCTGGGGTAACGACATTTTCTCCGCGAAGCCTTCCCTGCGCACCAATCCGACGGCAATCTTCTGGCCCGGCCTTGCCCTGTCGCTGACCGTGCTGTCCTTCATCATGCTTGGTGATGCCCTGCGGGATGCGCTCGACCCGAAGTCGCGCAAGCGATGA
- a CDS encoding ABC transporter ATP-binding protein, which produces MSTTPKADTAASAQARDGQPQPLLELRDLAITFKTNNGDVPAVRNAHLTIMPGETVAIVGESGSGKSTTALAAIGLLPGNGAVSGGSIIFDGEDITHASEKRIVELRGSSIGMVPQDPMSNLNPVWKIGFQVKETLRANGLPHDAKDVAQVLSEAGLPDAAARANQYPHEFSGGMRQRALIAIGLSCRPRLLIADEPTSALDVTVQRQILDHLDRMTDELGTAVLLITHDLGLAAERAHKVVVMYKGQVVESGPALEILRNPQHPYTRKLVESAPSLASRRIETARTLGVENDEVLASGPETVRTDNVIEVKHLTKVFNLRGALGKSTDFKAVDDVSFSIPRGTTTAVVGESGSGKSTVARMVLGLEKATEGDILFDGVDITTLNRRKMFDFRRRVQPIFQDPYGSLDPMYNIFRTIEEPLRVHGIGDAKSREKKVRALLDQVSLPASMMRRYPNELSGGQRQRVAIARALALDPEVVICDEAVSALDVLVQAQILNLLADLQSDLGLSYLFITHDLAVVRQIADQVCVMQKGRIVETGSTNDVFDNPQQDYTRALLAAIPGAGLMLPPQVA; this is translated from the coding sequence ATGTCCACGACCCCCAAGGCGGACACCGCTGCCTCGGCACAGGCCCGGGACGGACAGCCGCAGCCGCTGCTCGAACTCCGGGACCTTGCCATTACCTTCAAGACCAACAACGGCGACGTCCCGGCGGTGCGCAATGCACACCTGACGATCATGCCCGGGGAAACCGTGGCGATCGTGGGGGAGTCCGGATCCGGCAAGTCGACGACGGCCCTGGCCGCCATCGGCCTGCTGCCCGGCAACGGTGCGGTCTCCGGCGGAAGCATCATCTTTGACGGCGAAGACATCACCCACGCCAGCGAGAAGCGCATTGTTGAACTGCGCGGCTCCTCCATCGGCATGGTTCCCCAGGATCCGATGTCCAACCTGAACCCCGTCTGGAAGATCGGTTTTCAGGTCAAGGAAACGCTGCGGGCCAACGGCCTGCCGCACGATGCCAAGGACGTTGCCCAGGTCCTGTCCGAGGCCGGGCTGCCGGACGCCGCGGCGCGGGCCAACCAGTACCCGCACGAGTTCTCCGGCGGCATGCGCCAGCGCGCGCTGATCGCCATTGGCCTGTCCTGCCGGCCGCGCCTGCTCATCGCCGATGAGCCGACGTCGGCCCTGGACGTGACCGTGCAGCGCCAGATCCTGGACCACCTGGACCGGATGACCGATGAACTCGGCACCGCCGTCCTGCTGATTACGCACGACCTCGGCCTCGCCGCCGAGCGCGCGCACAAGGTAGTGGTGATGTACAAGGGCCAGGTAGTGGAGTCCGGGCCTGCCCTGGAAATCCTGCGCAACCCGCAGCATCCGTATACGCGCAAGCTCGTGGAGTCCGCGCCGTCGCTGGCCTCGCGCCGGATTGAGACAGCGCGGACCCTCGGCGTGGAAAACGACGAGGTTCTCGCCTCCGGCCCCGAAACGGTGCGCACCGACAACGTGATCGAGGTCAAGCATCTGACCAAGGTGTTCAACCTGCGCGGGGCCCTGGGCAAGTCCACGGACTTCAAGGCCGTCGACGACGTGTCCTTCTCCATTCCGCGCGGCACCACCACCGCCGTCGTGGGGGAGTCCGGTTCCGGCAAGTCCACGGTGGCGCGCATGGTCCTCGGCCTGGAAAAAGCCACCGAGGGTGACATCCTGTTTGACGGCGTGGACATCACCACGCTGAACCGGCGGAAGATGTTCGATTTCCGCCGCCGGGTACAGCCGATTTTCCAGGATCCCTACGGGTCCCTGGATCCGATGTACAACATCTTCCGGACCATCGAGGAGCCCCTGCGGGTTCACGGTATCGGTGACGCCAAGAGCCGGGAGAAAAAGGTCCGCGCGCTGCTGGACCAGGTCTCCCTGCCGGCATCCATGATGCGGCGCTATCCCAATGAGCTGTCCGGTGGCCAGCGCCAGCGTGTTGCCATTGCCCGGGCCCTCGCGCTTGATCCGGAGGTGGTGATTTGCGACGAGGCCGTTTCGGCACTGGACGTCCTGGTCCAGGCCCAGATCCTGAACCTTCTGGCCGACCTGCAGTCCGACCTGGGGCTGAGCTACCTCTTTATTACGCATGACCTCGCCGTGGTGCGCCAGATCGCGGACCAGGTGTGCGTCATGCAAAAGGGGCGGATTGTTGAGACCGGGTCCACCAACGACGTCTTCGACAACCCGCAGCAGGACTACACCCGGGCGCTGCTTGCAGCCATCCCCGGTGCCGGCCTGATGCTCCCGCCGCAGGTGGCCTAG